The Rosa rugosa chromosome 1, drRosRugo1.1, whole genome shotgun sequence genomic sequence AATTTTGGATCTTTCTGCTATATGCAGCAATGGGTTACTCAACAGGGTTGACATGGAAGTATCCTAGGAGCATTCTACATATATGATAATGAGGAAGCAACAATTTGGGATCCCTAgtgaatgaaattttgaactgtCAAAGCCCACATATTTGGGGTGCTTTTGGAATGAAAACTATATGAACTCAAACCAGATATTAACATGAAGCTATTTATCTAGTTCTCAGCACAACAAGTGAACAGTTACACAGTTGGAGGTTTCTACCATGAGATATCCGGAAGCCTTCACTATCCCTTATGGGATGGATTCCTTGAACTTTCACCCTTAACTGCTCATCTCAATTTCTCAATAGCTCTTGCTTTGTATCTGTTGGATGGATTCTTCAAGAGTAGtgagcttttttatttttggtctgAAGAGTAGTGAGCTTATATTCTTGCTTTCTCTTTGTGGATTCTAATCATTGGCGAGCTTGTCTAACTAATTGCACTGTTGCTTCCTCTTCTCTCCATTTAAGCTCTCTTATTCACATATTTGTATATTTCACTGATTGAAAGTTAGCCCTCTTCCTCATAAGCCCATCTCTTCCATGGTTTAACCTTCTAGTTGTTGCTTGAAAGAACTGGCTAACTTGCTTAATTAAGACACCTCAGTACCTGAAGTGGATCAATGATAACCTAAAATAACTCCCTCTCTATGTAGTTCAGCATTACTTTGCTCATGACTCATACTCCTGTTATTTAACTGACTCTGTCTCCATTCTTATTGAATTTAATAATGTCCTCGTAACTACTACCAAGCTtactctctgttttttttttgtcttgataTTTGTTATGGCCTGCTACAATTTCCTTCTGTTAGCTATAACACATTCTCGATTTTTGTGTGTAATTCTGTCTGTTCTTCTGTCTTTTGTTGGCATTCTTTTCCTtatatttcaaaaataaaaattaaaagaaaaggcATCTTCGTTGATTGGAGATCATATAGGACATGGATGTAGGCTAGGAGATGGATACATCATTTGAAGTTTTGATAATATATAGTATTTATGAATCTGAATAGTTTGTGTATGACTTATCATGGGTAAAACTGAAGCTTAACTAGTTACTGTAAGGCGCTGTCTAATGATGTGGACAGATTCATGGATGATTATTACCTCCTTTTGTTTATCAGGGACTCTTACTGCAGGCACTGGATGTTCCTGGATGCAAGACAATTCCATGCATCACAACGGTGCTGCTGACAGTGAATGTGGTGAGGGTCCATTGCATTCCGCGTTTCCAGCAAAGGCTGCTGAGATTTCATCTATTGAGGACCTTTATGAGTTTATAAGTTCAGGTCCATTGATGAACAACCTGGGTTTAGCCCCAGAAGCTGTGGCTGAGTCCATTGACAAGTGGTTGGCATATGGTTTACACCTGTGTCGGCTATTTCAGCTCAATGAATTGGACCTCTCAGTTCCTCAGAAAGTTAGGATATATCACTATTATCTTCCGGTCTTTTTTTGGTGTGAAGATCAGATATCTCAGCACAGATCCTTTTACAAAGATGGAGAAGATATACCTCCTCTAGTGGTACATCATTATTTACTCAATCGTCCCAGCTCTTTTTCATAATAAGTTTATCCATTGGGATACATTTTTATATTATAGTGTTTACATACATAGTTTTCAGATCAGTGATGGCATTTCTGAAGAGCCATTgctgacatttttttttatattttggttTCTGGTTCTGACATTTGGTCTGATGCAGATTGGGTTTAGTGCACCACAAGGTTGTGGAAAGACTACACTTGTCTTTGCTCTTGATTATCTTTTCAAAGTAACTGGCAGGTAAGCTATGAGCAATTGATATTCTAGATGATTTATTAAAGATAAAGAAATTTTATATTGATTACATCTGTTCAAATCTCAGGAAGTCTGCCACAATATCCATTGATGACTTTTATTTGACAGCTGAGAATCAGGTATTGGTTTATGGAAGTTTTAGGGAGTTTGTGGTACATTCTTCTTTAGATTTGATTTCTGATATGGTAATGTTCAAATTGTAGGCTAAACTAAGAGAAGCACATCCAGGAAATGCACTTTTAGAGGTAGCAATGAGTTTACCTTATAAGTGACTGCCAACTTAAAAAGAGTTGACAAGTTGATTGTAACTCATTCGAAAACTGAAATTGCTTTCTTATCAATAACATTGCCTGCTCTCATGTTCGTGGTCGTTTCTAGTTACGTGGAAATGCTGGCAGCCATGATCTTCCGTTCTCTGTGGAGACACTGACTGCTCTAAGCAATTTGAGTAAAGAAGGTGATTCTCCTCCACAAATTTTTATCTGCAAGAAATCATGTCTGTTTCATAGTTAATTCACACCCTGAAATGTTCAGGTATGAAGATGAAGCTACCCCGATATGACAAGGTAACTGCACCATTTAATGTTAAATCtgcttattcttctttttcttttcattttaaaaCCAGCTTTTTGGTTCAAATTTTCTCTTTCGAACTTTATCCGTGTTGCAGTCTGCTTACAATGGAAAGGGGGACAGAGCTGATCCTTCGACATGGCCCGAGGTGGAAGGGCCGCTTACTGTAAGTCTGTAAGAGGACTTTCAGTTATATCTGGAAATTATTCGGATACTATGTTCAAGTTTGTATAAGTTTTTTTAGGTTATGAAGTCAATTGGTTAAACCCAAAGGTAAACTAGTTAGGTGGTTTCAGTAGGCTGTGTGGAAACTCTCAAAAACAGATTTCACCTTGCAATGTATATGTGCCTTTGGCTGGTTATGTAGGCTGTTCTATTTGAAGGTTGGATGCTTGGCTTCAAACCCGTTCCTGTGGAAGTTGTCAAAGCAGTCGATCCACAGGTTAGCCTTGTTGATGTTTACTTGTGCTAATGCAAACTTCATGAAGTGTTATATTCTCCTAAAGACAAACACAGCTCATATTTTCATATTCATTTCACAGCTAGAGACAGTAAATAAAAATCTTGAAGCTTATTATGATGCATGGGACAAGTTTGTCAAAGCATGGATAGTCATCAAAATCAAAGATCCCAGCTGTGTCTACCAGTGGCGTCTGCAGGTTGGCTTTTGTGGTTTACATCCTTCCTGCAACAAATTACATTTTTccattgtttatgtactttttGTTGTTTAGTGTAACAACTGCTTGTTGCCCCAAACTTGCAGGCAGAGATTGCCATGAGAGAGGCAGGAAACCCTGGAATGTCCGATGATGAGGTTGTGCCCTAAACCctctatatatagttatatactcgTGTCTTATAAATTGTCCGCTGAACCTAGAACTGATGCTTTTCGGGGGATTAATTTTCAGGTAAAGGATTTTGTTTCACGGTACTTGCCAGCATACAATGCTTACCTTCCTACCCTCTATGCCGAAGGACCAAAAGGGTCAGATCCAAAGCACCTCATCTTCGTAGAAATTGATGAGGGAAGGAATCCCATCCTTGGTAACTAGTTGCATTAGTTTGAGATGTAAGATCCCCAATTTTGATTTCTTGAAATGTCAATTGTATGGGTGATCAGTATTAGAGAAGCTCTGTTTCAAATGTAAAAAGGTAAATGCAAGTAACAACAATAATGATTTTATTAACTCGAATGAATTTGTTTACAATCGCATCATAACTATCATCCGGGATTTATTTCTACTGATCCCACTCAATGGCAAGAAATCTAAGGGCCACAGCAGCAGCCACCATAGCAGCAACAGCAGCAGAACAAAGCAAACAAACTGCAAAATAAATGTAATCCAATCTTAAGTATAGAATAGTAAGATCAAGAAATAAGGAACATATGAAATTGAATATGAGTGAGAGTTGAAAGAAACAAACCAAGCAGAGAAGAAGCCTTTCTCCTCCTTGCGTTTTCGGACGTGATCACAGCATAACATCTTTTGATTTGGTGCTGCACCTTCCATTGCTTCTTTCTTATATGAAGTTCTTGCAAAACAATTTCAAAGGCCACCATGAAATGGTATATATAGAGGTAACAAGTagcaaagaagaaaacaaagcctTCGCTTAGCTGTGTTTCTCACTTGCCCATTTATGATGGTAGTTAGGAGAATGAGAATGGCAAAGAGTGGCCTTCTTATTGGCTCTCATTGATAACCCATGACATTGTGTTATGGAATCGAGCACTATTCCAGCTATGAGAAAAAATTTGTTACAACTGCCACATGGAAGCTTTAAATGTCCCATTGTAGCAGAAATATGTAACTATCTGGAAGTTTTGCATAAGTTGATAGAGCACAGCATGATGAGTGATGAGCCTCATAGGTCATGAGacattcaatttcatcaaaGCAACTTATTGCTTCCTTTGTAAGCAAAGATAATATGAACATGTAAACCCTTTTCATCATTAGTGTTCTATAACGAAAGAAGCAATATTCTGAAAACCCATTTTGCTGTTTTTGACTTTTCTGAAACAGCTTAAAGATGAAGTTTTGTAAagcattttgattttgttgcttTTGTGGAACCAATTTGTGGCTTAATTGCAGGAAAATTGATAATTACATTTTTGTAATAAAAAATAAGGATTTCATTGGTAGTAATTGAAATGGTAACTTACAAAATGATAGATTGGCCTCACTAAAACCTTAGTCGGTAAACAAACCCAATTACAACCGAAAACTTTCATCAAGGAGAATCGGAGTAAGCCATGAAGGATCAACACCAACCCAAACCATCGATGAATTACAACTGAGAACAACCTTTGTCATACAATGGATGGCCTTATTACAAACTCTAGAAGAATACATCCAATAACTAGACTCAAAACATTTTTGATGATGGAAGGATTTTTATTCAACAAGAACTATATTACAAGCAAAAGACCCAAAACGGGCCCAAAGAAATAAATCCAACAAACAAGCTCAAACAGCCCTACAAACTTCAACCATGGTGCAGATCTACCAGGAACTAGACTCAAAAACTTTGAAGAAGAAGCTTTATATTTACTATTAAGGCACATCAAGGCACCAAAATCAACTTCTTCATCACTCAATGCATCAATAACTCCCAAGGCATCACCCTCAATCTCTATTTCCTAAACCATTTCCTAAACCAGAAATTCTTAAAGTCATCATTAGCGTAGAAGATGTTGGAAACTGGTTTGATTTGAAGACTTGACAATTAACCAAGAAATTCTAACATTCTACATGATGTTGGAAACAGAAAGGATTGTGAAGGGAATAATTGCCCTTCATTTCTTTTGGGTTTATGGTTCTCAAGTCCCCACCTTTTTTTCTAGAAGATATTTGGAGACACGAACTCAATTATTTCTGTCGTCAAACATATAAAATATGAGTCATCTGTTCCCATTAACCTGGTTTATGATTGCATTTAGATGGTTTTTCACAGAAAAGAACATTGGAAAATAAACTCGAGAATAATATGGCATCTGAAACCACATAGAAAACAAGATATGCAAAAAGAATTATAAAGATTTATATAGCGCAGTAATGCAGTAT encodes the following:
- the LOC133725164 gene encoding D-glycerate 3-kinase, chloroplastic isoform X1, producing the protein MTMAALNILYQPWPPTPSSLSFSNNNISFLTQCNAATATINSKLLSLSHSYHFSVLSSLHGTNRPNSSSKLSSVPTHLSKSGTLTAGTGCSWMQDNSMHHNGAADSECGEGPLHSAFPAKAAEISSIEDLYEFISSGPLMNNLGLAPEAVAESIDKWLAYGLHLCRLFQLNELDLSVPQKVRIYHYYLPVFFWCEDQISQHRSFYKDGEDIPPLVIGFSAPQGCGKTTLVFALDYLFKVTGRKSATISIDDFYLTAENQAKLREAHPGNALLELRGNAGSHDLPFSVETLTALSNLSKEGMKMKLPRYDKSAYNGKGDRADPSTWPEVEGPLTAVLFEGWMLGFKPVPVEVVKAVDPQLETVNKNLEAYYDAWDKFVKAWIVIKIKDPSCVYQWRLQAEIAMREAGNPGMSDDEVKDFVSRYLPAYNAYLPTLYAEGPKGSDPKHLIFVEIDEGRNPILGN
- the LOC133725164 gene encoding D-glycerate 3-kinase, chloroplastic isoform X2; the protein is MTMAALNILYQPWPPTPSSLSFSNNNISFLTQCNAATATINSKLLSLSHSYHFSVLSSLHGTNRPNSSSKLSSVPTHLSKSGTGCSWMQDNSMHHNGAADSECGEGPLHSAFPAKAAEISSIEDLYEFISSGPLMNNLGLAPEAVAESIDKWLAYGLHLCRLFQLNELDLSVPQKVRIYHYYLPVFFWCEDQISQHRSFYKDGEDIPPLVIGFSAPQGCGKTTLVFALDYLFKVTGRKSATISIDDFYLTAENQAKLREAHPGNALLELRGNAGSHDLPFSVETLTALSNLSKEGMKMKLPRYDKSAYNGKGDRADPSTWPEVEGPLTAVLFEGWMLGFKPVPVEVVKAVDPQLETVNKNLEAYYDAWDKFVKAWIVIKIKDPSCVYQWRLQAEIAMREAGNPGMSDDEVKDFVSRYLPAYNAYLPTLYAEGPKGSDPKHLIFVEIDEGRNPILGN